From the genome of Gemmatimonas phototrophica, one region includes:
- the coaD gene encoding pantetheine-phosphate adenylyltransferase, with the protein MTPDPAPAIVLNAVRPSGPLVALYAGSFDPITHGHEDLIRRTLTFADHLIVAVANNMNKQPLFSVEERMAFIHECTNGDPRIEVRSFKGLLVEFARTLGARVNVRGLRAVSDFEYEFQIALMNRHLYPDLETVFMTPSLDTTYISSSMVREVAKFGGDVSGLVHPVVGKALVARYREQAAASGGTST; encoded by the coding sequence GTGACGCCTGATCCGGCTCCCGCGATCGTTCTCAACGCTGTTCGCCCAAGTGGCCCGCTTGTCGCCCTCTACGCGGGGTCGTTCGATCCCATTACGCATGGGCACGAAGACCTCATCAGGCGTACGCTGACGTTTGCCGACCATCTGATCGTGGCAGTGGCGAACAACATGAACAAGCAGCCCCTCTTTTCGGTTGAGGAGCGCATGGCGTTCATTCACGAGTGTACCAACGGGGATCCGCGCATCGAGGTCCGGTCCTTCAAGGGGCTCCTCGTGGAGTTTGCTCGGACGCTGGGCGCCCGCGTCAACGTTCGTGGATTGCGGGCCGTGAGTGATTTCGAGTACGAGTTTCAGATCGCCTTGATGAACCGCCACCTGTACCCGGATCTCGAGACGGTCTTCATGACGCCTTCGCTCGATACCACGTACATCAGCTCCAGTATGGTCCGCGAAGTGGCCAAGTTTGGCGGCGACGTATCCGGGTTGGTTCATCCGGTGGTGGGGAAGGCGCTGGTGGCACGATACCGGGAGCAAGCTGCAGCGAGCGGAGGCACGTCCACATGA
- the rsmD gene encoding 16S rRNA (guanine(966)-N(2))-methyltransferase RsmD, with product MRIISGRWKGRRIQAPPGDQVRPTGDRVRESWMSIVHPILPDARVLDLCAGSGALGLESLSRGAAECDFVEQSLKVVKVLQANLEGLGGHEGARIHRDEAVRFVQTLPAGAYDVAFADPPYGTDIAHQLAQQWLEVPFAAVFAVEHSSAVALPAIGETRRYGTTALTFFRTSL from the coding sequence ATGCGCATCATCTCCGGTCGCTGGAAAGGGCGACGGATACAGGCTCCTCCGGGCGACCAGGTTCGTCCCACCGGCGATCGCGTTCGTGAATCGTGGATGAGCATTGTGCACCCCATTCTTCCGGACGCGCGGGTGCTTGATCTGTGCGCCGGCAGTGGAGCGCTGGGGTTGGAAAGTCTCTCCCGCGGCGCGGCCGAATGTGACTTTGTTGAGCAATCGCTCAAGGTCGTGAAAGTCCTGCAGGCCAATCTCGAAGGGTTGGGAGGACACGAAGGCGCCAGGATCCACCGCGACGAGGCCGTGCGGTTTGTCCAGACACTTCCCGCCGGCGCCTACGATGTGGCCTTTGCGGATCCTCCCTATGGGACCGACATTGCTCACCAGTTGGCGCAACAATGGCTCGAGGTCCCTTTCGCGGCCGTGTTTGCCGTTGAACATTCGTCGGCAGTCGCACTTCCTGCGATTGGCGAAACCCGTCGGTATGGCACCACGGCCCTGACCTTCTTCCGTACCTCGTTGTGA
- the recJ gene encoding single-stranded-DNA-specific exonuclease RecJ, protein MTPPATVAAPAGSSSPALRPAARWVPVPLPSAHVVEGLQRDLLLPLEVCRLLASRGYETPEAAKRFLRPRLEHVEPTSQLHDAPRAVARIADAVRRQEVIFVHGDYDVDGMSSTALLTRVLRGLGAQHVVPFVPNRLTDGYDLGAAGVAAARQAQATLVVTCDCGTSALQPVQELMLAGVDVIVTDHHLPGHTLPAAYAICNPRHPSCASADKDLAAVGVAYKLSLALCDALGGSPALAHRQLDLVALATIADVAPLRGENRVLVRYGLKLLAETTHPGLRALIRSSGLEGKPLTAGRVGFVLAPRLNAAGRIADAKLGLKLLLAEREEEANIIARELEELNRARQELDRAVLDQAMRQVEQPDMRDRYAHVLHQQGWHAGVIGIVASRIVEATARPAVLVAVEQGVGKGSGRSIGAFDLHSALGECAPLFQRYGGHRAAAGLTMDARQLPAFVERFDEVARARLSAEDLVPMLRVDLEVPMEQVGEALEKLVRHFEPFGIGNPAPLFRATGARLARAPRKVGADGLKLAIDAGHGEVEAIGWGLASRAAQLDVTRSLDLAFKLERDEYRGVSRLQLRVADVRHPEE, encoded by the coding sequence GTGACTCCCCCCGCCACCGTTGCTGCGCCTGCCGGCTCCTCCTCTCCCGCGCTCCGCCCAGCGGCGCGTTGGGTTCCTGTGCCGTTGCCGTCAGCGCACGTCGTGGAGGGCCTCCAACGCGATCTGCTCCTCCCCCTCGAAGTGTGCCGGCTCCTGGCGTCGCGGGGCTACGAGACGCCGGAGGCGGCCAAGCGGTTCCTGCGGCCACGGCTGGAGCATGTGGAGCCTACGTCGCAGTTGCACGACGCCCCGCGCGCTGTTGCCCGAATCGCGGATGCTGTGCGACGCCAGGAAGTGATTTTCGTCCACGGCGACTACGATGTTGACGGCATGTCGTCAACGGCGTTGCTCACCCGGGTGTTGCGCGGACTCGGAGCGCAGCATGTAGTGCCCTTTGTGCCCAATCGTCTCACCGATGGGTACGATCTCGGGGCGGCGGGCGTGGCCGCGGCGCGTCAGGCCCAGGCAACGCTGGTCGTTACCTGTGACTGCGGCACCAGTGCGTTGCAGCCGGTGCAGGAGCTCATGCTTGCGGGGGTGGACGTGATCGTCACCGACCACCACCTGCCGGGGCACACGCTGCCCGCAGCGTACGCCATCTGCAATCCCCGGCACCCGTCCTGCGCCTCCGCGGACAAAGACCTGGCCGCGGTCGGCGTGGCGTACAAACTGTCGCTGGCGCTGTGCGACGCCTTGGGGGGATCGCCCGCCCTCGCCCATCGTCAACTGGATCTCGTGGCGTTGGCCACGATTGCAGACGTCGCGCCGTTGCGCGGGGAAAATCGCGTACTGGTCCGCTATGGGCTCAAGTTGCTGGCGGAAACAACGCATCCGGGATTGCGCGCACTGATTCGTTCCTCCGGACTGGAAGGCAAGCCGCTCACCGCCGGACGGGTGGGATTCGTGCTGGCACCTCGGCTGAATGCTGCTGGTCGCATTGCCGACGCCAAGCTGGGGCTCAAGCTGTTGCTTGCCGAACGGGAAGAGGAGGCGAATATCATCGCGCGCGAGCTGGAGGAACTGAATCGGGCCCGGCAGGAACTCGATCGTGCCGTGCTGGATCAGGCGATGCGGCAAGTCGAACAGCCGGACATGCGCGATCGGTATGCGCATGTGTTACACCAGCAGGGGTGGCATGCCGGGGTCATTGGGATTGTCGCGTCGCGAATCGTGGAGGCGACGGCACGACCGGCTGTTCTGGTGGCCGTTGAGCAAGGGGTCGGGAAGGGGTCTGGGCGCTCCATCGGTGCTTTTGACTTGCACAGCGCTCTGGGAGAATGTGCCCCGCTGTTCCAGCGCTACGGGGGGCACCGCGCCGCCGCCGGACTGACGATGGACGCCCGACAGCTCCCGGCCTTTGTTGAGCGGTTCGACGAGGTGGCACGTGCACGCCTGTCTGCTGAGGACCTCGTCCCGATGTTACGAGTGGATCTGGAGGTGCCAATGGAGCAGGTGGGCGAAGCACTGGAGAAGTTGGTCCGTCATTTTGAGCCGTTCGGTATTGGTAATCCGGCCCCGTTGTTCCGGGCCACCGGGGCTCGACTTGCGCGGGCGCCGCGCAAGGTGGGCGCCGATGGCCTCAAGCTGGCGATAGACGCCGGTCATGGAGAGGTGGAGGCGATTGGGTGGGGGCTTGCCTCGCGCGCGGCCCAGTTGGACGTGACCAGGTCGCTCGATCTGGCCTTCAAGTTGGAGCGGGATGAGTACCGCGGTGTTTCACGCCTTCAGCTGCGGGTGGCCGATGTCCGCCACCCGGAGGAGTAA
- a CDS encoding zinc ribbon domain-containing protein produces the protein MVNRELQALLAVQADDVVIREIDARRSALAPKMALLDATQKRAVEEVARTEASLERELTRQRVLEARLAETRTLHEKYVSVLNNAEKLREATAAASQVESTKRALADGESEALVISRRIGDLRTALAAHREVLAQISHEQGAARSEMEATLAAIDAELATARVKRQLSAAGVGLGLLSKYDRIAARRQSAALIELRDFYCSACDTAIPLQRRPAFSTGSVIEPCEGCGVLLFHQSGA, from the coding sequence GTGGTAAACAGAGAACTGCAAGCGTTACTGGCGGTCCAGGCCGACGACGTGGTGATTCGGGAAATCGACGCACGGCGATCGGCGTTGGCGCCCAAGATGGCCTTGTTGGACGCCACGCAGAAGCGGGCCGTGGAGGAGGTGGCGCGGACCGAGGCATCACTGGAGCGCGAGTTGACGCGTCAGCGTGTACTTGAGGCGCGGCTCGCGGAGACGCGGACCTTGCACGAGAAGTACGTCAGTGTGTTGAACAACGCGGAAAAGTTGCGTGAGGCCACTGCCGCGGCCTCGCAGGTCGAATCAACCAAGCGCGCCCTGGCCGACGGCGAGAGCGAAGCGCTGGTCATTTCGCGTCGCATTGGTGATTTGCGCACGGCACTCGCCGCGCATCGCGAAGTTCTGGCCCAAATCAGTCATGAACAGGGGGCTGCGCGCTCCGAGATGGAGGCCACTCTTGCGGCAATCGATGCGGAGCTGGCGACGGCCAGGGTGAAGCGGCAGCTGTCCGCCGCCGGCGTGGGGCTCGGCTTGCTGTCGAAGTACGATCGCATCGCCGCGCGGCGTCAATCGGCGGCGCTGATCGAATTACGGGACTTTTATTGCAGTGCCTGCGACACCGCCATTCCGCTGCAACGTCGTCCGGCATTCTCGACGGGCTCCGTGATTGAGCCCTGCGAAGGGTGCGGCGTGTTGCTGTTTCACCAGAGCGGGGCGTAA